The Hyla sarda isolate aHylSar1 chromosome 2, aHylSar1.hap1, whole genome shotgun sequence genome includes the window GGAATTCAGATCTTCCATATGGAAATTACTCTGTGCAAACAGTAATGAAATCCCACTGAACTCAAGGCTTGGTTCCAAGTGGAATGCATGCTAATTTTGTGAAGTAGccctataaaattttttttttttttttactactgtaATTAATGTCCTGTTTTTAGTTCccgattttttttggggggtaggcAACCATTGTCTGCAGCAGTGGCCTTAGCCAGCGACAGGCAACGTTGGCAGGTATTGCAGGGTTGGCACAACATCGGAAGCAAGAAGTGTTGAAGATGGTGAGCCATGAGAATGCCagtggaaggggagagggaaagAGGAGtatgtttattttctattttgACAGCACAAGACCAATTTAATAATGCCTTTCCTAGAGGTCAAGTTTGGTTACACACAATGCATTTGGGAAGTTTTCAGACCTGATCATTTCCTTGTAATGTTGtgcttaaataaaaagtaaaacaccaaATACCCTATAATGATACTGTAAAAATAGGATTTTTGGAATGTTTGCAAAGCTAAAATTTTGCATGGACCtaaatattcagaccctttgccatGACATTTGAACTTTAGGTCTGGGGTCTCCCATTTCGCTTGATCATCTGTgaaatgtttctacaccttgactggagtcacctgtggtaaattcagtttatTAGAAAGGATTTGAAAGGACACAGCCCTGTctttataaggtctcacagctgaaaatgtatatcagagcaaacaccaagacatgagaAGGAATACTGTCAGTAGAGCTCAGAGAAAGGACTGTGTGGAGGCACAAATCTGAAAGGGGGTACAAAAAACCTTTTGCAATGAAAGTTCCCATGAGCACAGTTGTCCTCTAGAATTCTTTCATGGATGTTTAAAAAAATCAGGACTCTTCCTGGAGCTGGCTGTCCGATAAAACTAAGAATCAGACTGTTCAGGGTTGAGGTAAAGCAGAATTGAGCAAAGTACAGTAATAATCTTAATACAAACCCGACAGTGTTCTGGACCCCAGAATGGGCGAAAGATTCACCATCCAACAAAACGATGGGGGTAATTTATCAACATTGGTGTGGCTAAAGTAGTTTACATTGCAAATTTTGTGTGAGTGTACTTGCGCCTACTTTATCAAAAAGATGGCTGTAAGCTTGCAGACTGTTTCTGCAACtcccattgaggtcaatgggaGTTAAGCAAATTGCACAACTTCCCTACTTTCAGCTTTTTCATCCACCTCCGGCTGCTGCAAACAGTCAGGAGCTGGTCGGAAAAACGAAAGTACCaaggtgggataacccctttaatgacaatcGTGATTTTCCAGTGGTCCAGCAAGTGCCATAACTTGAACACAATTGAACATATTTGGAGATACCTGAAAATGGTTGTCCACCAATGGTCCCCATCCTTGTGACATCATACCCCAGAAGACTGGCGGTTGGAattgctgccaaaggtgcttcaactaagtactgagtaaaagggtctaaatacttttGTCAATGCAATGTTTTAGAAATCTTTTCTAGTTTATTAAAATGGAAAAACTAACAGTTATCACTGTCATTATGGGGGAGGATTTGAATTtggttattttagcacaaggcataCCATAAAATCAAAagttaaagggtctgaaaactttgcaAATGTACTGTAGCTAGAGGACCAGAGGTCTTCTGTATTTTGTGTGTAAGGGATGTTTGTTGAATAGGCTAGAGGCTGCGTTTTGCACAAATTGTGAGAGGAGTGGCTACATTTAATGTTTATATAGTTATTTCGTTATAAggtctattcccccccccccccccccaatccctgtTTCTTACCTATGACCAGGGGTGGGCAGCACATTCCCCGGTTGAGCAGCGTCATCCTACATTCCCTCAGCAACCTGTTTAGTGAAGAGGAAGACAAGCACACCTGCTTCCACTTCCTGCATCTCCTCTCTGCAACTATTGAAAGTCTGACCAGTTGAAGTGGAAGATCATGTCTTCTGGCCCCTCTCTTTGCTACACAAGCTGCCAGGGACTGCAGTTGCATTTAAGTGCgcacataaataaatattatacacacactatattatatatacatacacatatacacacagtaataACGTCAATGTATGTGAACTTTGGATATTGGCTGACCAACTAATTGATAATTGACAACTATTTTCTTAATCTTCACACGAGTGGATCCCCAGCGTATTTTACAACACTGATCTGCTGGAtagtgcctttacatgtgccagtttggagcggcaatacgctgctacgagcaggcacactgcaatgtgcgagttgtTGCgcacatgtgcagtatactcACATCGCGGcaactctcggcctagctcagagcagggggagtggcctcAATGAGTGTGAGTACACcacattgcttcagtgtgtctgctcgtagtggcgtattgccgccccgagcaggcacctgtaaaggcaccatacagcagTCCTTCAGAAGCGGATACGcaatgtaaaatacgctgtggcttCGCTCGTGTGAACCTTATTAGGTTAATTTCTTTTATCTGTGATTTTTGGCTGTAACATGCAACCTTTATCAAGCAACAGACATCTCACCTACTGAATGATCTACATCTCCATCACCAGTCCACGGGCCTTCATTTTTCAAGTTAAGAGAACTGGTCTTCACTTCTCCATTACTGTATGGTACACCATTTTCAACtgttgtcttttttattttttcactggacACATTAAAAGTTTCCTGTGATAACTCAATGCCTGATGAACTTAATGAGTCATAGAAGCCAACGCCAACACTtgacagtgcagtgctttgcAAATGATCATCCATGCTGATGCCATCTTCTGATGTGCAAACGCTAACACTGGAATCTTCCATAGTGGCCTGCGACTCGAGAAAATCTGCTTTTTTATGAACTGGACTTAAATTTGGTATGGTATAGGTCTGTTGTGTGGATTTACTTGAAGTAATCTGCACTTCATCTGTTTTTTGAGGACACGAGTCCTTACTTGTGACAGAAATGCTTGAGAGGTTTTCCACTAAGGATCCTTCTGTTTGTGTAGACTCACAGGAAGAGTCCATATCACTGGCAAAGTCCATTGCTTTATCAAGTGTAGCAGTGCCCCTATACTCTTGGGATTGTTCCATGTTCATGGATTCCTGGGTAGAGTCCTCTTCGTTATCTACTGCATTAATTTGAATGTCCTCCACTTGGGGTTGTTCTGTTTGTGTAGAGTCACAGGTGGAATCCATTGCTCCACAACTTTTGCTATGCAGGTCAACATTTATATCACTTGTCTCTGGTGTGGTTTTCTGACCATAAGCATCTTTTAGTAGCATCTCTCCACTTTCCTCATCAAGTACTTGACAACTGCCATCTGAAATCTCGCTTGTTGAACTAGCCAGAATTTCCTGCTTAGCAGCTACAATCACTTTGGATATGATGTTTATGGCCAGCTGCTCAACTATCTTTGCCTCATAGTCTCCCAAAAAAGTTTTAGCATTTCCTTCTTCACTTTTCTCCAAACACTGAGAAAAAGCATCCAATATGTCAGTACAATTTCCCTCTCTCATTACCTCCGTGCATACAGATTTTATATTTGATAGATGATCTGTTGATAGACATTCTGCAGTCTCTGAGGTTACAGGTTCAACCACAAGTTCAGAGTTCTCTAGCTCCAAGGAAGGAGACAACTGATCTTGCTTTAGTAGTTGAGACTCTGCCTCCAACTCCGGCTGATAACATCTAGGAAACTGGGAACTACTTTTGCCTTTTTCTCCCATGGTTGTCTCACTGGCAACTGACTGAGGGCACTGTACTAGAACAGACATTTTAACCACTGTTTCTATCTCATCAATACAAGGCTGTTCATCTCCAGTAGAAGGCACCATGAGCAGTTGTTCTGACTGAATGCTCTGGATAACTTCTAAGGAATTTTTCTGTAAATATTCTGTAGATGTTGTACACACTTTATCCGCATCCACTAAACACAGCTCAATATCACACTCCGTAGAAGACTGTTGTAATGAGTCAAAAACCATATTTTGGATGTCAGAATCCTTGCTTAAGATATCCTCAGCCTTACTATCAAACTGCAGATCAACCAAAGTAGTTATCTGTGCTACTGGAGGTACAAAGCATGTGCCCTGTGGAGCGCTGGCATTCTTGTCCAGCTGCACAAGTTGTGCCCTTGAATTGCTTTGAATTTCTAATGAGGGGCCAAGTTCTGTCAGGACACTGTCTGCTTGCACATCTGTGGTGGCAGTTACCCGTTTGTGTTTGCGATGACTGTCATCTTTCTTCCTTGAAAAGAACCACCACCAACCAAGAAGTGCCAGCACTCCAGGGATGGTATAGGGCAAGATTACACGCAAGCGCAGtgccatttttaaaaaggctcctCAATGAAAtctaagggggaaaaaaaaaaaagtaaacgttagatttgaaacaaaaaataaaataaaaaaacatgacatTTACATGAACATTGAATGTAATTCCAGTCACAAAAAATACCAGGCAATAAATCTGCAGTCACAACTATTAATGCAGTAATACTTTCAAATAGGAAGAATACGATGACAGTGACCGCTGCTCCGGGTTCATGGAAAACAGTCAGTTAATTTTAAACAAAGTACTACTACTGTCAAAGATGGTTTTCTTTTTGTATCAGCGTATGGAGGATTAGTGTGGTTTtaataaaggtgttatccagcggGAGGGCTGTTTATGACATTGAGTATGAACAATGTCCATACtacagtgtataaaaaaaatgaaacctcTACTTTAGCGTTCCTATGGGCCTCAGGTGTCTTGCTCCAGTCCCTCAATGTGATCCTCTTCCTGAGAGAAAGCCTAACGCTTGAGCCCAGTTGTGACATAATGCCATTCAgacaatcactggccaaggtgggacatccctgcggccagtgattggctgaaggtaagCAGAGGTGCAATTTCataattattaaagaaagaaataTGATAAATATGGACACAAAAACTGGGCATtgttgtgaaaaaaaatcaaataaaaaaaattcagccaGATAACCCCTGAGTATAACTCAAAATACTAACCACAATTTATCAGACAATATAAACCAACTACTTTGTGGCTTTTATGGTCATCAGACACATTAAGAGACCTatatgcagggctcaagtcctgcagtaaCGTGTGGAACTGagttctttcacttttttcacagcaggaacactgttcctattagtaggagtcctgcaggatcagCCGTAGAGTTGAAATCTTGGGCGAGTTccctcaattttttttctctggacTTGACCCTAGAGCTTGGCAGTATGACCAAAaaggtgtatcacggtattttttgtaaattatggcaGTTTCACGGTATTTAACGATATTTATTCCACCTCCATCATCATATGATGGGCGCTGCATCTCCCCCgccagtttatcagcccagcgctgcactgtcctccacatcgggggactaatatgtcacccgcaagcgctgcttccctcccccctgccaaataattatcagccactgcgatgtactgtactctgtattcctgtgcccgggctgcaaatatgaAAAAACAAACTAACTCGcctccttcctacgttcccccggaaccggcctcacggtcctccgctgctcttgctgctttctggggatgggaatgtcacagagcagtcagcctatcaccgttcACACCcctgtcccacctcggccggtgataggctgagcgcactgtcatgtaaggagccggctgaattcttacatgacagtgcgctcagcctatcaccggccgtggTGGGACAGGGCTGCGaacagtgataggctgactgctctgtgacgttcccatccccagaaagcagcaagagcagcggaggacagtgtgctgcggctgataattcattaattcgaaggggggaggggcccaaacGTTATTGCGgtgtgggaaaaattcatatcgtgcagggaaaaaaaatttggtattcggtatgaaccggtatactgcccagcactattTGAACCCTGCCTATATGTGTTATAAAAGTAAAACTACCAGTGACTAACACACCAGAAGTAATTCCTTCCCTTTTCAGAAACCCTGTTTTTACTTCACATGCTAGATTACTACTATGGATCTATAAGATTATGGCAATATCTAAATGATATCACCTTTTACGTTCTTTCCCCTTTTCGCAACAAAAATCGCCTCCCCTTATGTTGCCATGTTCCGACacccataatttttttaaattttttgtctgCCCACATTTAgtgaggcttattttttgccagacaagctttactttttattggta containing:
- the AKAP1 gene encoding A-kinase anchor protein 1, mitochondrial — protein: MALRLRVILPYTIPGVLALLGWWWFFSRKKDDSHRKHKRVTATTDVQADSVLTELGPSLEIQSNSRAQLVQLDKNASAPQGTCFVPPVAQITTLVDLQFDSKAEDILSKDSDIQNMVFDSLQQSSTECDIELCLVDADKVCTTSTEYLQKNSLEVIQSIQSEQLLMVPSTGDEQPCIDEIETVVKMSVLVQCPQSVASETTMGEKGKSSSQFPRCYQPELEAESQLLKQDQLSPSLELENSELVVEPVTSETAECLSTDHLSNIKSVCTEVMREGNCTDILDAFSQCLEKSEEGNAKTFLGDYEAKIVEQLAINIISKVIVAAKQEILASSTSEISDGSCQVLDEESGEMLLKDAYGQKTTPETSDINVDLHSKSCGAMDSTCDSTQTEQPQVEDIQINAVDNEEDSTQESMNMEQSQEYRGTATLDKAMDFASDMDSSCESTQTEGSLVENLSSISVTSKDSCPQKTDEVQITSSKSTQQTYTIPNLSPVHKKADFLESQATMEDSSVSVCTSEDGISMDDHLQSTALSSVGVGFYDSLSSSGIELSQETFNVSSEKIKKTTVENGVPYSNGEVKTSSLNLKNEGPWTGDGDVDHSVGSDVNSMDSVDSGFALGKTEQVQNVKEKIEVKKAELAIWEIEVPKHLVGRLIGKQGRYVSFLKESSGAKIYISTLPYTQDFQICHIEGSQPQVDRALSLIGKKFKELNLTNIYAPPPSLALHSLPMTSWLMLPDGVTVEVIVVNVVNAGHMFVQQHTHPTFHALRGLDQQMYLCYSQPGVPTLPTPVEVGVICAAPAGDNAWWRAQVVAYYKDSEEVEIRYVDYGGYERVKIEILRQIRSDFVTLPFQGAEVLLDNVIPLAEEDHFSAEADATANEMTRGTALLAQVTNYDAATGLPLVQLWSMMADEVLSINRTLVERGFAQWIESY